The following proteins come from a genomic window of Synechococcus sp. BIOS-E4-1:
- a CDS encoding protein adenylyltransferase SelO family protein, whose product MPTTSSASSTTDTFAEFAEHVDYSLLSQLRADPEARVNGHDHQARQVKSGHYVPVTPTPLPTPEYVAHSDELFDELGLSHSLAEDDGFRRLFSGDISVNRGEMLPYGWATGYALSIYGTEYDQQCPFGNGNGYGDGRAVSVFEGLFRGRRWEMQLKGGGPTPYCRGADGRAVLRSSVREFLAQEFMHALGVPTSRSLTLYVSHAESVRRPWYSDQSQSMDPDVLIENPAAITTRVAPSFLRVGQLELFARRVRREAHPQALQELQMIVQHLIDRNYRTEIDESLSFPEQVVQLATLFRARLITLISHWMRVGYCQGNFNSDNCAAGGFTLDYGPFGFCELFDPRFQPWTGGGIHFSFFNQPKAAETNYRMFWSALKTLLKDHPSETARLDELLASFGDAMQQELDAMWARKLGLASHEPELIGELLQLLVASKADYTVAFRELSALPENVTPLKRGFYQPSDEQLDNKWNAWLQRWHLQLAGNGERGEITASMSRTNPAITWREWLIAPAYEQAARGDYGHVRELQTVFRHPYEPLSPELAVRYDQLRPKEFFGAGGISHYSCSS is encoded by the coding sequence ATGCCAACCACCTCTAGCGCATCCTCCACAACCGACACATTCGCCGAGTTCGCTGAACACGTCGATTACTCCTTGCTGAGCCAACTCAGAGCGGACCCCGAGGCCCGTGTGAACGGGCATGACCATCAGGCACGTCAGGTGAAATCGGGGCACTACGTACCGGTCACGCCAACGCCTCTGCCAACCCCGGAATACGTGGCACACAGCGACGAATTATTCGATGAGCTGGGACTCAGCCATAGCTTGGCCGAGGATGACGGCTTCCGACGGTTGTTCTCCGGCGACATCAGCGTGAACCGCGGGGAGATGCTCCCTTATGGGTGGGCCACCGGCTATGCCTTGTCGATCTACGGCACCGAATACGATCAGCAATGTCCGTTCGGCAATGGCAACGGATACGGCGATGGTCGAGCCGTCTCCGTGTTCGAAGGTCTTTTCCGAGGACGCCGCTGGGAAATGCAACTGAAGGGCGGCGGACCGACGCCCTATTGCAGAGGTGCTGATGGTCGAGCCGTGCTGCGCTCCAGTGTGCGCGAGTTTCTGGCCCAGGAATTCATGCATGCACTCGGAGTTCCCACATCACGCTCCCTGACGCTGTACGTCTCCCATGCCGAGAGTGTGCGTCGCCCCTGGTATTCAGATCAATCTCAATCCATGGATCCCGATGTGCTGATCGAGAACCCTGCAGCGATCACCACGCGCGTGGCGCCATCCTTCCTGCGAGTGGGTCAGCTCGAGCTCTTCGCGCGGCGCGTCCGCAGAGAAGCTCATCCACAGGCGCTACAGGAACTGCAGATGATCGTGCAGCACCTGATCGATCGGAACTACCGCACCGAGATTGATGAGTCTCTGAGCTTCCCTGAGCAGGTGGTGCAGCTCGCAACGTTGTTCCGAGCACGATTGATCACCCTGATATCCCACTGGATGCGAGTGGGCTATTGCCAAGGCAACTTCAACAGCGACAACTGTGCCGCCGGCGGCTTCACCCTTGACTACGGACCATTTGGCTTCTGCGAACTTTTCGACCCCCGCTTTCAGCCCTGGACCGGAGGCGGAATTCATTTCTCCTTTTTCAATCAGCCGAAGGCGGCAGAAACCAATTACCGGATGTTCTGGTCAGCCCTCAAAACGCTGCTCAAGGATCACCCGTCAGAAACGGCTCGTCTGGATGAGCTGCTGGCCAGCTTCGGCGATGCCATGCAGCAAGAACTGGATGCCATGTGGGCTCGGAAGCTTGGCCTGGCCAGCCATGAACCTGAGCTGATTGGAGAGCTTCTGCAGCTGCTGGTGGCGTCGAAGGCGGACTACACGGTTGCCTTCCGTGAATTATCGGCACTGCCGGAAAACGTCACACCTCTGAAACGGGGTTTTTACCAACCCAGCGATGAACAACTCGACAACAAGTGGAACGCATGGCTTCAGCGCTGGCATCTGCAACTTGCCGGCAATGGCGAACGAGGGGAGATCACAGCCTCAATGAGTCGCACCAATCCCGCCATCACCTGGCGCGAATGGCTGATCGCCCCTGCGTACGAACAGGCAGCTCGGGGCGACTACGGTCACGTGCGCGAATTGCAGACAGTGTTCCGTCATCCCTATGAGCCGCTTTCGCCAGAACTCGCAGTTCGTTACGACCAATTAAGGCCTAAGGAGTTCTTCGGCGCTGGGGGCATCTCTCACTACAGCTGCTCCTCCTAG
- a CDS encoding DUF6790 family protein, protein MVLSSNPQISKVLMQITWVIGGIGLWNGFNALGAGNIDSATQWIAGWSVGGVGLVSFVRHAIFHRSDALRMGWDYGTRNDFQLEVGFANLAWGVVAFAGLAQGWGTQALGSLILLVGIYMLQAAVLHLLELRTAKQPRYTSKVINISYALFTLYFGINALSS, encoded by the coding sequence ATGGTCCTATCAAGCAACCCGCAAATTTCCAAAGTATTAATGCAAATCACCTGGGTCATTGGTGGCATTGGATTATGGAATGGCTTTAACGCTCTTGGCGCCGGAAATATAGATTCAGCCACCCAATGGATTGCAGGATGGTCTGTCGGAGGCGTTGGCCTGGTTTCATTTGTGCGCCATGCAATATTCCACCGCAGCGATGCATTACGCATGGGATGGGATTACGGCACCCGTAACGACTTTCAACTTGAAGTTGGCTTCGCGAATCTCGCATGGGGAGTAGTCGCTTTCGCCGGACTCGCACAAGGCTGGGGGACCCAAGCCCTTGGGTCCCTGATTCTTCTTGTGGGAATCTATATGCTGCAAGCGGCCGTCTTGCATTTACTCGAATTAAGAACAGCCAAACAACCTCGATATACCAGCAAAGTTATCAACATTAGCTACGCACTTTTCACACTTTATTTCGGCATTAATGCCCTTTCCTCCTGA
- a CDS encoding asparaginase: MPRLLLLATGGTIAGRAKDVTALNNYSAGVIHAEQLLQSVPQLQQLAEIQVEQIANVDSADLTFAHWQALVTHVRSAFAADADLAGVVISHGTNTLEETAWLLQLLIDDPRPVVLGGAMRPATALSADGPLNLFQAVQVASAPQSRGQGVLVVMDGWIHAARKVTKVATQGVGAFASPGTGPLGWVDDAGVHLPLVSEAREAPFAGLTLPGQWPRVAILYGCVEPESSMLTAMLKARIQGLVFTGTGAGQLSAVERDVLETWSGPRPLMLRASRCGSGPVHRSPEDERCGTLPAGSLNPQKARVLLLLSLSAGLNGVQMAAVLAQLESVS, encoded by the coding sequence ATGCCTCGGCTCTTGTTGCTCGCCACCGGTGGCACAATCGCAGGAAGGGCGAAAGATGTCACCGCTCTGAACAACTACTCAGCAGGCGTCATCCACGCTGAGCAGTTGCTGCAATCGGTGCCCCAGCTGCAACAGCTCGCTGAGATTCAGGTGGAGCAGATTGCCAACGTCGACAGTGCGGACCTGACCTTCGCCCATTGGCAGGCGCTCGTCACCCATGTGCGTTCAGCCTTTGCAGCTGATGCCGATCTCGCTGGTGTTGTGATCAGCCACGGCACCAACACCTTGGAGGAAACAGCCTGGCTGCTGCAGTTGCTGATCGATGACCCGCGGCCGGTGGTGCTAGGTGGGGCGATGCGGCCGGCAACGGCACTCAGTGCGGATGGCCCGCTCAATCTGTTTCAGGCCGTTCAGGTGGCCAGTGCTCCGCAATCCCGCGGTCAGGGAGTGCTGGTGGTGATGGATGGATGGATCCATGCGGCACGCAAGGTGACCAAGGTGGCGACACAGGGGGTAGGGGCGTTTGCCAGTCCAGGCACTGGGCCGTTGGGCTGGGTTGATGACGCCGGCGTTCATTTGCCTCTGGTGAGTGAAGCGCGAGAGGCTCCGTTCGCAGGCCTCACCTTGCCTGGGCAATGGCCCAGGGTGGCCATCCTCTATGGCTGTGTGGAGCCCGAGTCGAGCATGCTCACTGCGATGCTGAAGGCAAGAATTCAGGGCCTGGTGTTTACCGGCACCGGCGCCGGTCAGCTCTCGGCCGTGGAACGTGACGTGCTTGAGACTTGGTCGGGTCCGCGGCCATTGATGCTGCGGGCCAGCCGTTGTGGATCAGGTCCTGTGCATCGCTCGCCTGAAGATGAACGTTGTGGAACGCTGCCTGCCGGCAGCCTGAATCCTCAGAAAGCTCGGGTGCTGTTGTTGTTGTCTTTGAGTGCAGGCCTTAATGGTGTGCAAATGGCGGCAGTATTGGCTCAGTTGGAGTCAGTGAGTTGA
- the argS gene encoding arginine--tRNA ligase, whose product MLRIAHSLDQQLRAAMDRAFPEAAAEAQQAGRALDPQLVPASKPEFGDFQANGALALAKPLKQAPRQIAAAIVEQLKNDAAFTDLCLEPQIAGPGFINLTIRPECLAAELASRLGDARLGVPSVKDAAPVVVDFSSPNIAKEMHVGHLRSTIIGDSLARVLEFRGHRVLRLNHVGDWGTQFGMLITHLKQVAPEALETADAVDLGDLVAFYREAKKRFDDDEDFQITSREEVVKLQGGDPLSLKAWGLLCDQSRREFQKIYDRLDIRLSERGESFYNPFLPGVIDGLKQVGLLVTDDGAECVFLEGVSGKDGKPLPVIVQKSDGGFNYATTDLAAIRYRFAAAPDGDSARRVIYVTDAGQANHFAGVFQVAQRAGWIPDGARLEHVPFGLVQGEDGKKLKTRAGDTVRLRDLLDGAVERAEADLRSRLKEEERQEPEDFINHVAGTVGLAAVKYADLSQNRITNYQFSFDRMLALQGNTAPYLLYALVRISGIARKGGDLDRSTTQLQFSEPQEWALVRELLKFDAVVAEVEEELLPNRLCSYLFELSQVFNRFYDQVPVLKAGPKALPSRLALCRLTADTLKTGLGLLGINTLERM is encoded by the coding sequence ATGCTGCGCATCGCCCATTCCCTGGATCAACAGTTGCGTGCAGCCATGGACCGGGCTTTCCCGGAGGCCGCTGCGGAGGCTCAGCAGGCCGGGCGCGCGTTGGATCCCCAGCTTGTTCCTGCGAGCAAGCCCGAATTCGGAGATTTTCAGGCCAATGGAGCCCTGGCCCTGGCCAAACCGCTCAAGCAGGCCCCGCGTCAGATCGCTGCAGCGATTGTGGAGCAGCTCAAGAACGACGCTGCTTTCACCGACCTTTGTCTTGAACCTCAGATCGCCGGTCCAGGCTTCATCAACCTCACCATCCGGCCCGAGTGTCTTGCTGCTGAGCTGGCCTCCCGGCTAGGTGATGCGCGGTTGGGCGTTCCATCGGTGAAGGATGCAGCGCCGGTGGTGGTCGACTTCTCCAGTCCCAACATCGCCAAGGAGATGCACGTGGGCCATCTGCGCTCCACGATCATCGGCGACTCACTGGCGCGTGTTCTCGAGTTTCGCGGTCATCGGGTGCTCCGCCTCAACCATGTGGGTGATTGGGGGACCCAGTTCGGGATGCTGATCACCCATCTGAAGCAGGTTGCACCTGAGGCTCTGGAGACAGCCGATGCAGTGGATCTCGGTGATCTGGTGGCGTTCTATCGCGAAGCCAAGAAGCGTTTTGATGATGACGAGGACTTCCAGATCACATCCCGGGAGGAGGTGGTCAAGCTCCAGGGAGGCGATCCTCTTTCGCTCAAGGCCTGGGGGCTGCTCTGTGACCAGTCGCGGCGCGAGTTCCAGAAGATCTATGACCGGCTTGATATTCGCCTGAGTGAGCGGGGAGAGTCGTTCTACAACCCCTTCCTGCCAGGGGTGATCGATGGGCTGAAGCAAGTCGGTCTGCTGGTCACCGACGATGGGGCAGAGTGCGTCTTCCTGGAAGGGGTCAGCGGTAAGGACGGCAAACCGCTGCCGGTGATCGTGCAGAAAAGCGATGGCGGTTTTAATTACGCCACCACCGACCTGGCGGCGATTCGCTACCGGTTCGCGGCCGCTCCCGATGGGGATTCGGCTCGCCGGGTGATCTATGTGACGGATGCCGGCCAGGCCAACCATTTTGCTGGGGTTTTTCAGGTGGCGCAACGGGCGGGCTGGATTCCCGACGGTGCCCGCCTGGAGCATGTGCCCTTCGGATTGGTGCAGGGAGAAGACGGCAAGAAGCTCAAGACTCGGGCCGGTGACACCGTGCGACTCCGCGATCTGCTGGATGGAGCGGTGGAGCGCGCTGAAGCGGATCTGCGTTCGCGTCTCAAGGAGGAGGAGCGGCAGGAACCCGAAGACTTCATCAACCATGTAGCCGGCACCGTCGGCCTTGCGGCGGTGAAATACGCCGACCTCAGTCAGAACCGGATCACCAACTACCAGTTTTCGTTTGATCGGATGCTGGCCCTGCAGGGAAACACGGCTCCCTATCTGCTCTATGCGCTGGTGCGCATCTCCGGTATCGCCCGCAAGGGAGGCGACCTGGATCGATCGACTACTCAGCTGCAGTTCAGTGAGCCTCAGGAATGGGCTCTTGTGCGTGAACTTCTCAAGTTCGATGCAGTGGTTGCCGAGGTGGAGGAGGAGTTGCTCCCCAATCGGCTCTGCAGCTATCTGTTTGAGCTCAGCCAGGTGTTCAATCGCTTTTACGACCAGGTGCCGGTGCTTAAGGCCGGGCCTAAGGCGTTGCCGTCACGGCTGGCCCTCTGTCGCCTCACTGCCGACACGCTCAAAACCGGACTCGGTCTGCTCGGCATCAACACCTTGGAGCGGATGTGA
- the nadC gene encoding carboxylating nicotinate-nucleotide diphosphorylase: MNVEQPLTTPRLQAQLQDWLAEDLGRGDLTAPALSGRRAQASWIAKQEGVFCGGSLALRLFRLLDPKLEVECLVAEGAAVQSGDTLIRFDGQASALVGAERTALNLAMRLSGIATATAALVRELKGTGVRLADTRKTTPGLRELEKYAVRMGGGVNHRLGLDDAAMLKENHLAWAGGIEAAIAAVRASAPWPARVIVEAESEQEASEAVIAGADGVLLDEFTPEQLSSLVPRLRQLAVERTASRAVILEASGIQPGDLRAYAATGIDLISTSAPVTRSRWLDLSMRFAPAGG; the protein is encoded by the coding sequence ATGAACGTTGAGCAGCCCCTAACGACCCCCCGTCTTCAGGCGCAACTCCAGGACTGGCTGGCTGAGGACCTTGGCCGCGGTGATCTCACCGCGCCGGCCCTGAGTGGACGGCGGGCTCAGGCGAGCTGGATCGCCAAGCAGGAAGGAGTGTTCTGCGGTGGCAGCCTTGCTCTGCGCTTGTTTCGCCTGTTGGATCCCAAGCTTGAGGTGGAGTGTCTGGTTGCCGAGGGTGCTGCGGTGCAGTCCGGGGACACGCTGATCCGTTTCGACGGCCAGGCCTCTGCTCTGGTGGGTGCTGAACGGACGGCGCTGAATTTGGCGATGCGTCTCTCTGGCATCGCCACGGCCACAGCGGCACTGGTGAGAGAACTGAAGGGAACCGGTGTGCGCCTGGCTGACACCCGCAAGACCACGCCTGGACTGCGCGAACTTGAGAAGTACGCCGTGCGCATGGGCGGGGGTGTCAATCATCGACTCGGTCTGGACGATGCCGCCATGCTCAAGGAAAACCATCTGGCCTGGGCGGGTGGCATTGAAGCTGCGATTGCAGCTGTGCGGGCTTCAGCTCCATGGCCGGCGAGGGTGATTGTGGAAGCGGAAAGCGAGCAAGAAGCCTCGGAGGCCGTGATTGCCGGAGCCGATGGTGTGCTGTTGGATGAGTTCACGCCTGAGCAGCTGAGTAGCCTGGTGCCCAGGTTGCGCCAGCTGGCCGTTGAACGAACTGCCTCCAGGGCTGTGATTCTTGAAGCCTCTGGAATTCAGCCAGGGGATTTACGCGCCTATGCCGCCACAGGAATCGATCTGATCTCCACCAGTGCGCCGGTCACGCGCAGTCGCTGGCTGGATCTGAGTATGCGTTTCGCACCTGCCGGGGGATGA
- the mnmE gene encoding tRNA uridine-5-carboxymethylaminomethyl(34) synthesis GTPase MnmE has translation MQEINLERQTIAAVATAVAPGQGGIAVIRLSGPDAQRAVSEITCFPGTQLWESHRVLYGHVMAADGMERLDEVLVLVMKAPRSFTAEDVVEIHCHGGVMAVQRVMARVLEQPGIRRALPGEFSQRAVLNGRLDLTRAEAIGDLVAARSQRAAQLAMAGVDGGIQRRIQMLRERLLDQLSELEARVDFEEDLPALDGPALLKVLQSVRDELLQLVADGERSVALRQGLRVALVGRPNVGKSSLLNLLSRRERAIVTDLPGTTRDLLESEIVLEGVPITLLDTAGIRSTNDAVEQLGIARSHDALASADLVVLLFDLADGWTAEDQVLREQIPADVPHLLVGNKADLSDAAVPADVHLSAVTGVGEAQLVQALLERCGALSDGSLLLALNQRQVDLATVAAAALDRSEQVAADGLPWDFWTIDLREAIHSLGEITGEELTESVLDRIFSRFCIGK, from the coding sequence ATGCAGGAGATCAACCTGGAGAGGCAAACGATTGCTGCAGTGGCCACGGCAGTGGCCCCCGGGCAGGGCGGCATCGCGGTGATTCGACTGTCCGGCCCTGACGCTCAACGGGCGGTGAGCGAGATCACCTGCTTCCCGGGCACACAGCTGTGGGAGAGCCATCGGGTGCTTTACGGCCACGTGATGGCAGCCGATGGAATGGAGCGACTCGATGAGGTGTTGGTGCTTGTGATGAAGGCGCCACGCAGTTTCACCGCTGAAGACGTGGTGGAAATCCATTGCCATGGCGGAGTGATGGCTGTGCAGCGGGTCATGGCCCGTGTGCTCGAACAGCCTGGGATTCGCCGAGCATTGCCCGGTGAATTCAGTCAGAGAGCTGTCCTGAACGGGCGCCTCGATCTCACGCGTGCTGAGGCGATCGGTGATCTGGTGGCCGCACGCAGCCAGCGAGCTGCGCAGCTGGCGATGGCAGGCGTGGATGGCGGCATTCAGCGTCGAATCCAGATGTTGCGCGAACGTCTGCTGGATCAGCTCAGTGAGTTGGAGGCCAGGGTTGATTTTGAGGAGGATCTGCCTGCTCTCGATGGCCCGGCCTTACTGAAGGTCTTGCAGTCAGTACGCGACGAGTTGCTGCAACTTGTGGCGGATGGGGAGCGCAGTGTCGCCTTGCGTCAGGGGCTGCGGGTGGCGCTCGTCGGCAGACCGAACGTGGGCAAGAGCTCACTTCTGAATCTGCTCAGTCGGCGCGAGCGAGCCATCGTCACCGATCTGCCTGGAACCACAAGAGACCTGCTGGAAAGCGAAATCGTGCTGGAGGGCGTTCCGATCACGCTGCTCGATACCGCCGGTATCCGCAGCACCAATGATGCCGTTGAGCAGTTGGGCATCGCCCGAAGCCACGACGCTTTGGCCAGTGCCGACCTGGTCGTGCTTCTGTTTGATCTCGCTGACGGCTGGACCGCTGAGGATCAGGTTCTGCGTGAACAGATCCCTGCGGATGTGCCCCATCTGCTGGTGGGAAACAAGGCTGATCTCAGCGATGCTGCGGTTCCCGCCGATGTCCATCTGTCCGCTGTGACAGGGGTGGGGGAAGCGCAGCTGGTGCAGGCGCTTCTGGAGCGTTGTGGCGCACTCAGCGACGGCTCTCTGTTGCTGGCGCTCAACCAACGACAGGTTGACCTGGCAACTGTGGCGGCCGCTGCCCTTGATCGCAGTGAGCAGGTTGCCGCGGATGGATTGCCCTGGGATTTCTGGACGATTGACCTGCGTGAGGCCATTCACAGCCTCGGCGAGATCACGGGGGAAGAGCTCACCGAATCGGTGCTGGATCGTATTTTTTCCCGCTTTTGCATCGGCAAATGA
- a CDS encoding DUF2062 domain-containing protein, whose product MGRMLRKAHQRLQKGLQWIWQQEGTPGQRARGLAAGIFCGCFPIFGLQTLVGIALASVVRGNHLLAAAGTWISNPFTYLPLYWFNYRIGALLLGPGREWPGFDALHQEGFNQLGWSVISRLLLGSSITGAVCSALGWWLSLNWLLQQQRKRCGQSRSKSGTAAAGDINHIRH is encoded by the coding sequence ATGGGCCGGATGCTGAGAAAGGCACATCAACGCCTGCAGAAAGGGCTGCAATGGATCTGGCAACAGGAAGGCACTCCAGGACAGCGGGCCCGTGGGCTTGCTGCCGGCATCTTCTGCGGCTGCTTTCCGATCTTCGGTTTGCAGACACTGGTGGGAATCGCTCTGGCCAGTGTGGTGCGTGGGAACCATCTGTTGGCGGCCGCCGGCACCTGGATCAGCAATCCCTTCACCTACCTGCCGCTCTATTGGTTCAACTACCGGATCGGGGCTCTGCTGCTCGGCCCCGGCCGCGAATGGCCAGGCTTCGATGCCCTGCACCAGGAGGGCTTCAACCAACTGGGCTGGAGCGTGATCAGCCGCTTGCTGCTGGGCTCCAGCATCACTGGTGCCGTCTGCTCGGCACTGGGCTGGTGGCTAAGCCTGAATTGGCTCCTACAGCAACAACGCAAACGCTGTGGGCAGTCGCGCTCGAAGTCAGGTACCGCTGCTGCGGGCGATATCAATCACATCCGCCATTGA
- a CDS encoding bifunctional (p)ppGpp synthetase/guanosine-3',5'-bis(diphosphate) 3'-pyrophosphohydrolase: protein MLNATSETVAVQIRNGSAAPACGLVALRDRPIRSADDYGIDLPAWLRECIDHVPPGIGHSCPTDSEALLAAAFDFAFQLHEGQFRASGDPYIVHPVAVADLLRDIGASASVIAAGFLHDVVEDTDVTPEQLESHFGPEVRELVEGVTKLGGLHFTNRTEAQAENLRKMFLAMASDIRVVLVKLADRLHNMRTLGALREEKRQRIARETREIYAPLANRLGIGRFKWELEDLSFKLLEPDAFREIQQEVATKRSEREERLGVTVQLLSDRLAAVGLENCEVSGRPKHLFGIWTKMQRQQKAFHEIYDVAALRILTPSVEACYRALAVVHDTFRPIPGRFKDYIGLPKPNGYQSLHTAVIGRHRPIEVQIRTLDMHRVAEFGIAAHWKYKEGGSPAAGGDTERFNWLRQLVDWQQEGGADDHNDYLASIKEDLFDEEVFVFTPKGDVLGLRKGSTAVDFAYRIHSEVGNHCHGVRINDRLSPLSTPLQNGDFVNVLTSKTAHPSLDWLNFVATPTARNRIRQWYKRSHRDETVERGKDLLERELGRSGFDALLSSDAMTRVAERCNLLSTEDLLAALGFGAVTLHQVLNRLREEIRLQATIEEPPLSNEDVARQLVQQAETGTPRSSPDQQDPILGVEGLDYRLGGCCSPLPGEAILGTVALGNHGITVHRQDCSNVEAIPSERRLPVRWNPALAARSQRFPAQLRIEVIDRVGILKDILMRLSDGRINVSDARVKTSYGKPARIDLRLELASAEQLQRTMHQIRSMADVIDIARSSGT from the coding sequence ATGCTCAACGCCACCTCCGAGACGGTCGCAGTGCAGATCCGGAATGGATCCGCTGCACCGGCTTGCGGTCTGGTGGCTCTGAGGGACAGGCCCATCCGTTCGGCTGACGACTACGGCATCGACCTCCCTGCCTGGTTGCGTGAGTGCATCGACCACGTGCCGCCAGGGATCGGTCACAGCTGCCCCACCGATTCAGAGGCTCTGCTTGCAGCGGCCTTTGATTTTGCTTTTCAGCTGCACGAGGGCCAGTTTCGCGCCAGCGGCGACCCCTACATCGTTCATCCGGTGGCGGTGGCTGATCTGCTGAGGGATATCGGTGCCAGCGCCAGCGTGATCGCTGCAGGCTTTCTGCACGACGTGGTGGAGGACACCGATGTCACTCCGGAGCAGCTCGAGAGTCATTTCGGACCGGAGGTCCGGGAGCTGGTGGAGGGGGTCACCAAGCTTGGGGGGCTGCATTTCACCAATCGCACTGAGGCTCAGGCCGAAAACCTGCGCAAGATGTTCCTGGCGATGGCCAGCGACATCCGCGTGGTGCTTGTGAAGCTCGCCGACCGACTGCACAACATGCGCACGCTGGGGGCGCTGCGCGAGGAAAAGCGCCAGCGCATTGCCCGGGAAACCCGCGAGATTTATGCACCTCTGGCCAACCGTCTTGGCATCGGTCGCTTCAAGTGGGAGCTGGAGGATCTGTCCTTCAAATTGCTTGAGCCGGATGCCTTCAGGGAGATTCAGCAGGAAGTCGCGACCAAGCGCAGCGAGCGGGAGGAACGTCTGGGGGTCACCGTGCAGTTGCTCAGTGATCGCCTGGCGGCTGTCGGGCTTGAGAACTGTGAGGTGAGCGGTCGGCCCAAGCACCTCTTCGGTATCTGGACCAAGATGCAGCGTCAGCAAAAAGCCTTCCACGAGATTTACGACGTGGCGGCCCTGCGGATCCTTACCCCCAGTGTTGAAGCCTGCTATCGGGCTCTTGCGGTTGTTCACGACACCTTCCGTCCCATTCCCGGGCGCTTCAAGGACTACATCGGTCTGCCCAAGCCCAATGGTTATCAGTCGTTGCATACGGCTGTCATCGGACGTCACCGTCCGATCGAAGTACAGATCCGAACGCTGGATATGCACCGGGTGGCGGAGTTCGGAATTGCCGCGCACTGGAAATACAAAGAGGGCGGCTCACCCGCTGCCGGCGGAGACACTGAACGCTTCAACTGGTTGCGGCAACTTGTTGATTGGCAGCAGGAGGGGGGAGCTGATGATCACAATGACTACCTCGCTTCGATCAAGGAAGATCTCTTCGATGAAGAGGTGTTCGTGTTCACGCCCAAAGGCGACGTTCTGGGTTTGCGCAAAGGGTCGACGGCTGTGGATTTTGCCTATCGCATCCACTCGGAAGTGGGTAATCACTGCCATGGCGTGCGCATCAACGATCGACTTTCTCCCCTGTCGACGCCGCTCCAGAACGGTGATTTTGTGAATGTGCTCACGAGCAAGACGGCACACCCCAGTCTTGATTGGCTCAATTTCGTGGCGACGCCCACGGCGCGTAATCGCATCCGCCAGTGGTACAAACGCAGTCATCGGGATGAAACGGTTGAGCGGGGCAAGGATCTGCTCGAACGGGAGCTGGGACGCAGCGGTTTTGATGCTCTGCTCAGCAGTGATGCCATGACGCGTGTGGCCGAGCGCTGCAACCTGCTCAGCACCGAGGATCTGCTTGCGGCCCTCGGCTTCGGAGCCGTCACCCTGCATCAGGTGCTCAACCGTCTGCGAGAGGAGATCCGCCTGCAGGCCACCATCGAGGAGCCACCGCTCAGTAACGAAGACGTCGCCCGCCAGCTTGTGCAGCAGGCTGAAACCGGCACCCCCCGCTCCAGCCCTGATCAGCAGGATCCCATCCTTGGTGTGGAGGGTCTCGACTACCGCCTCGGTGGTTGTTGCAGCCCTCTTCCCGGCGAGGCGATTCTGGGCACGGTAGCCCTCGGCAACCATGGCATCACCGTGCATCGCCAGGACTGCTCCAATGTGGAGGCGATTCCAAGCGAACGGCGATTGCCTGTGCGCTGGAATCCCGCTTTGGCGGCAAGAAGCCAACGTTTCCCCGCGCAGCTGCGGATTGAGGTGATCGACCGTGTCGGGATTCTCAAGGACATCCTGATGCGCCTCTCTGATGGACGCATCAACGTCAGTGATGCCCGTGTGAAGACCAGCTATGGAAAGCCAGCACGCATTGATCTGCGTTTGGAGCTGGCCAGTGCCGAGCAGCTGCAGCGCACCATGCACCAGATCCGTTCAATGGCGGATGTGATTGATATCGCCCGCAGCAGCGGTACCTGA